A region from the Bdellovibrio bacteriovorus genome encodes:
- a CDS encoding glycosyltransferase family 9 protein, which yields MLIRDPKSAKFLIIRFSSFGDVVQTLSVPAAIKKTYPEAQVHWVTRKDMASLLLNHPAIDRIWEFDRKAGFKGLLRLCLQMRQEGFTHIYDAHNNTRSRVISFLLRPLGFMGLGPAFIRRSIRRWKRFLLFRLRINTFEMPFSGQRDLLEPLLPWGVSKYAPPAPQIFPSEESHRKAHEVLGDYAGSVALAPSSAHFLKRWPKEYWKELILLCPGQKFVLLGGPEDSFIEDIHDVAPDRTLNLAGKCSLQVSSAVVAQSSALVSADTGLLHVAEQLGKKAIAMMGPAPFGFPSRPSTRIMEIELPCRPCSKHGQGPCVNKEKFHQCMVDITPQQIAAELKILLGRSV from the coding sequence ATGTTAATACGGGATCCTAAAAGTGCTAAATTTTTAATCATTCGCTTTTCAAGCTTTGGCGACGTCGTCCAAACTTTGAGCGTTCCCGCGGCCATTAAAAAGACCTATCCCGAAGCACAGGTTCACTGGGTCACTCGCAAGGACATGGCTTCTTTGCTACTCAACCACCCTGCGATCGACCGTATTTGGGAGTTTGACCGTAAAGCGGGCTTTAAAGGACTGCTTCGTCTTTGCCTGCAAATGCGCCAAGAAGGTTTCACGCATATTTATGATGCCCACAATAACACGCGTTCGCGCGTGATTAGTTTTCTGCTGCGCCCGTTAGGATTTATGGGATTGGGACCGGCTTTTATTCGTCGTTCGATTCGTCGCTGGAAGCGTTTCTTATTATTCCGTCTTCGTATCAATACATTTGAAATGCCTTTTTCGGGTCAAAGAGATTTATTAGAACCTCTTTTGCCTTGGGGCGTTTCCAAATATGCTCCCCCTGCTCCGCAGATTTTCCCAAGTGAGGAAAGTCATCGCAAGGCTCATGAAGTGTTGGGTGATTACGCTGGCTCTGTGGCGTTGGCACCTTCGTCCGCGCACTTTTTAAAGCGTTGGCCTAAGGAATACTGGAAAGAACTGATTCTGCTTTGTCCGGGACAGAAATTTGTTTTGCTGGGCGGTCCAGAAGATTCTTTTATTGAAGATATTCACGATGTCGCTCCTGATAGAACTTTGAATCTGGCCGGAAAATGTTCTTTGCAAGTGAGTTCAGCTGTTGTGGCTCAGTCATCTGCTTTGGTGAGCGCCGACACGGGTTTACTGCACGTCGCTGAACAGCTAGGAAAGAAAGCCATTGCCATGATGGGGCCTGCGCCCTTTGGCTTTCCGTCTCGTCCTTCAACGCGTATTATGGAAATCGAACTTCCCTGCCGTCCTTGTAGCAAACATGGTCAAGGTCCGTGCGTGAATAAAGAAAAATTCCATCAGTGTATGGTCGATATCACTCCTCAGCAAATTGCTGCTGAACTCAAAATTCTATTGGGTCGTTCTGTATGA
- a CDS encoding ATP/GTP-binding protein yields MNSYVKIAITGGPSGGKTTLIEALKKELGQKCAVVPEAASILYRGGFPRFKEAQGIVHAQKAIYYTQKELEEMISTLSQKSLIVCDRGSLDAIAYWPGQADEFFQLVQSSKEQEIARYDWVIHLDTASSDFYDTTNTIRTETFPEAWDLNSKIKHAWEGHPRRVVITHNEDFLSKMTTSLSVIKAIMAHKSADEIKKELL; encoded by the coding sequence ATGAATTCATACGTCAAAATTGCGATTACCGGTGGGCCTTCGGGCGGCAAAACTACATTGATTGAAGCTTTGAAAAAAGAACTGGGACAAAAATGCGCCGTGGTTCCTGAAGCGGCCAGTATTTTGTATCGTGGAGGATTTCCTCGCTTTAAAGAAGCTCAAGGCATCGTGCATGCGCAAAAAGCGATTTACTACACACAAAAAGAATTGGAAGAGATGATCTCCACTTTAAGCCAAAAATCCCTGATCGTTTGCGACCGCGGATCTTTGGATGCGATTGCTTATTGGCCGGGACAAGCCGATGAATTCTTCCAGCTTGTGCAAAGCTCAAAGGAACAAGAGATCGCCCGCTATGACTGGGTGATTCACTTGGATACGGCGTCTTCTGATTTTTATGACACGACAAACACCATTCGCACCGAGACTTTTCCAGAAGCTTGGGACTTGAACTCAAAAATCAAACACGCGTGGGAGGGTCATCCTCGTCGCGTCGTGATCACGCATAACGAAGACTTTCTTTCTAAAATGACAACATCATTGTCCGTCATCAAAGCCATCATGGCTCATAAGAGCGCAGATGAGATCAAAAAGGAGCTTTTGTAA
- a CDS encoding helical backbone metal receptor, whose product MRVVSMVPSWTETLLRAGVNVVGRTRFCIHPPKMITNIPIVGGTKEVSWDLVMDLKPDLVLLDQEENPLEMAEECPVPYLATHVSSLSNLQSELSRLGEHFENASLMEWSVKCLDIVEAPARQWDFQKIPDFMEWVKPPSRSYDRVMYMIWKKPWMGVTRETYIGSVLEKLGATLVEFPEGEKYPVIDEEEMKDAFFLFSSEPFPFHKKIAELKELGIEGAVVNGESYSWFGIRSLEFLEKHFTTL is encoded by the coding sequence ATGCGAGTGGTGAGTATGGTTCCGTCCTGGACGGAAACTTTATTAAGAGCAGGTGTCAACGTCGTTGGACGCACACGTTTTTGTATTCATCCTCCTAAGATGATCACAAATATTCCCATTGTCGGTGGCACCAAAGAAGTCTCTTGGGATTTGGTGATGGATTTAAAACCCGATCTCGTTCTTTTAGACCAGGAAGAAAATCCGTTAGAAATGGCGGAAGAATGCCCGGTGCCTTATCTAGCGACCCATGTCTCTTCTCTCTCCAATTTGCAAAGCGAGCTTTCGCGGCTTGGGGAGCATTTTGAAAATGCCTCCCTGATGGAGTGGTCGGTAAAGTGTTTGGACATTGTCGAAGCTCCAGCACGTCAGTGGGATTTTCAAAAGATTCCTGATTTTATGGAGTGGGTGAAACCGCCGTCGCGCTCTTATGACAGGGTCATGTACATGATCTGGAAAAAACCCTGGATGGGTGTCACGCGCGAAACTTACATCGGCTCGGTCTTAGAAAAACTAGGGGCCACACTCGTGGAGTTTCCGGAAGGGGAGAAGTACCCTGTCATCGACGAAGAAGAAATGAAAGACGCGTTCTTCTTGTTTTCGTCAGAGCCTTTTCCGTTTCACAAAAAAATAGCCGAACTCAAAGAGCTCGGCATCGAAGGGGCTGTGGTGAACGGAGAGTCCTACTCTTGGTTTGGCATCCGCAGCCTTGAGTTTTTAGAAAAGCACTTCACAACACTTTAG
- a CDS encoding THUMP domain-containing class I SAM-dependent RNA methyltransferase, whose amino-acid sequence MNRFFVSTPLDYEERTLAEMKEVWPYLLGKDAKTHTLPFPEVEVMQGGLEFETELFAALQLNFFLKTANRVLLRMASFKARDLPKFYQKMKSLPWKEYLASANVEWEVAAQKSRLNNEKRLQDSAESALSEIFKGVAATDLCGSIYIRMDDDLCTISLDSTGEHLHKRGWSVLKGEAPLRETIAAYLLKEMTNDLTPAELSQVTLLDPMMGSGTLLSEARALWSGQFARPFAFQKWKKVPKLFLSPSFAFNYEMPAAHGFKKFVGFDISEDMIPAAEKNFAEVERQLQEVQKSSFASAPREFKVQDALEGTYPSEGPLWLILNPPYGERLPTAIKGGLKGLVDVLCGQYKPERLGILYPDKERVQNPPAGYKVLKELKINNGGLRCLFTLLTRL is encoded by the coding sequence ATGAATCGTTTTTTCGTTTCGACTCCACTAGATTATGAAGAGCGCACACTTGCAGAAATGAAAGAGGTCTGGCCTTATCTTTTGGGTAAAGATGCAAAAACTCATACCTTGCCCTTTCCTGAAGTTGAAGTGATGCAAGGCGGGCTTGAGTTCGAAACCGAGTTATTTGCCGCTCTCCAGTTGAATTTCTTTTTAAAGACCGCCAATCGTGTTCTTTTAAGAATGGCCTCTTTCAAAGCGCGAGACCTGCCCAAGTTCTATCAAAAGATGAAATCGCTGCCTTGGAAAGAGTACTTGGCGTCGGCGAATGTTGAATGGGAAGTGGCGGCGCAAAAAAGCCGCTTGAATAATGAAAAGCGTCTGCAAGACAGTGCGGAATCCGCTTTGAGTGAAATATTCAAAGGCGTCGCGGCAACAGATCTCTGCGGATCGATCTACATCCGCATGGATGATGACCTTTGCACGATCAGTTTAGATAGTACAGGCGAACATCTGCACAAGCGTGGATGGTCTGTCCTAAAAGGGGAAGCCCCGTTGCGCGAAACCATCGCGGCGTATCTTTTAAAAGAGATGACAAATGATTTGACGCCAGCCGAGCTTTCCCAAGTGACCCTGTTAGATCCCATGATGGGTTCAGGGACTCTTCTCAGTGAGGCCCGCGCATTATGGAGTGGGCAGTTCGCACGACCTTTTGCTTTTCAAAAGTGGAAGAAAGTCCCGAAGCTTTTTCTTTCACCTAGCTTTGCTTTTAACTACGAGATGCCAGCCGCTCATGGCTTTAAGAAATTTGTCGGCTTTGATATCAGCGAGGACATGATTCCAGCGGCAGAAAAGAATTTCGCTGAAGTCGAGCGTCAGCTTCAAGAAGTGCAGAAGTCCTCGTTTGCGTCGGCTCCGCGTGAATTCAAAGTCCAAGATGCCCTGGAAGGAACGTATCCCTCTGAGGGCCCCCTGTGGCTGATTTTAAATCCTCCTTATGGAGAGCGTTTGCCCACAGCTATTAAAGGTGGTCTTAAAGGGCTGGTCGACGTCCTTTGTGGTCAGTATAAGCCCGAGCGCCTGGGTATTCTTTACCCTGATAAAGAGCGTGTTCAGAACCCGCCTGCGGGTTATAAAGTCCTTAAAGAGCTTAAAATCAATAATGGCGGACTTCGCTGCCTGTTTACTCTTTTGACACGTCTGTAA
- a CDS encoding substrate-binding periplasmic protein has protein sequence MLKMFLFSLLVCTSAWAQETWLVATLDWPPYTCSKCHRNGTAADALRKALAAQGIIIEFVFYPWVQAQKNGGKKNFVGYFPSWEDEVLPGFTASKSLFSSPVIFVERKDKPLVWKDLKDLKGKTFAVTRGYGNTAEFNALIKNGDLKTITVLSEDSTLRRLVQGSVDGVLMDLRVAEYYLKNDFAKYADKIAINPKVVENKSLHMAFNQYHKAKKQKLDGITLKVPASF, from the coding sequence ATGTTGAAAATGTTCCTCTTTTCTCTGCTTGTCTGTACGTCCGCGTGGGCGCAAGAAACCTGGCTCGTGGCGACCCTAGATTGGCCCCCTTATACGTGTTCAAAGTGTCATCGCAATGGCACAGCGGCGGATGCTTTAAGAAAGGCATTGGCGGCCCAGGGGATCATCATCGAATTTGTCTTCTACCCTTGGGTGCAGGCTCAAAAAAACGGCGGCAAAAAGAACTTCGTTGGTTATTTCCCTTCATGGGAAGACGAAGTACTACCGGGATTTACAGCTTCAAAAAGTTTATTCTCTTCACCCGTGATTTTTGTGGAGCGAAAAGACAAGCCTCTAGTGTGGAAAGATCTTAAAGACTTAAAAGGGAAAACTTTCGCGGTCACAAGGGGCTATGGAAACACAGCCGAGTTCAATGCTCTCATAAAAAATGGCGATCTTAAAACCATCACCGTGCTCAGTGAAGACTCTACCTTAAGAAGACTGGTTCAAGGCAGCGTGGACGGAGTTCTTATGGATCTCAGAGTGGCGGAATATTATCTAAAAAACGATTTCGCCAAATACGCCGACAAAATCGCCATCAATCCAAAGGTCGTCGAAAACAAAAGCTTGCACATGGCCTTCAACCAATATCACAAAGCCAAAAAACAAAAGCTCGACGGAATCACCCTCAAGGTTCCTGCTTCTTTTTAG
- a CDS encoding 3-deoxy-D-manno-octulosonic acid transferase, producing MSSLIFYFYKFVLVPLAYLLLQLFRPFLQGKLREMIEDKNHGFYKIKKPGAEQEIAEARPFWIHAASGEIEYARPVIRELKKQHPNTPILVTYSSPSAKKILESLHDVDVWAALPWDLDFVLTDFVEKWNPRVLLFSRTDVWPVLVSVAKKKNIPAALFSATFADNSSRLKGVTRYLTRYSLNHLAEIHCVSAEDIQNLDDLGIDVPVVASGDTRFDQVFHRLENPKVLKSELIPSPEDFIFIAGSTWPEDEAILLPALEKLKNVHIRVIIAPHETTSAHLEALEKQMNELGLRSVRYSQADVWPAGSILIIDQVGILAELYTWGDIAFIGGSFKKQVHSVMEALAAGLPVMVGPHHRNNREALFYQKKNYSSGMIVQVVHSAEDVVVLLQRMKKQQSQIPHIKEEIRNEIGKNRNSTLRVLSAIEKFE from the coding sequence ATGAGTTCTTTGATATTTTATTTTTATAAGTTTGTTCTGGTTCCTTTGGCTTACTTGCTTTTGCAGCTTTTCCGTCCTTTCTTACAAGGCAAGTTGCGTGAAATGATTGAGGATAAAAATCACGGCTTTTATAAAATTAAAAAACCAGGTGCGGAACAAGAAATCGCCGAAGCTCGCCCATTTTGGATTCACGCCGCAAGCGGAGAGATTGAATACGCTCGCCCTGTGATTCGCGAGCTGAAAAAACAACATCCCAATACTCCGATTCTTGTCACCTACTCGTCCCCGTCCGCAAAAAAAATTCTTGAGAGTCTTCATGACGTCGATGTCTGGGCGGCATTGCCTTGGGATTTAGACTTTGTTCTGACCGATTTCGTTGAAAAATGGAATCCGCGTGTCTTGCTCTTTTCCCGCACGGATGTGTGGCCGGTTTTAGTTTCCGTGGCGAAAAAGAAAAACATCCCGGCGGCGCTTTTTTCAGCGACCTTTGCCGACAATTCTTCCCGCCTTAAAGGTGTGACTCGTTATCTGACTCGCTATTCTTTAAATCACCTTGCGGAGATTCACTGTGTCTCTGCTGAAGATATTCAGAACCTCGATGATCTAGGAATTGATGTGCCCGTGGTGGCCAGTGGCGACACTCGTTTTGATCAAGTCTTTCACCGTTTAGAAAATCCCAAAGTTCTGAAAAGTGAACTGATCCCCAGCCCTGAGGATTTTATTTTTATCGCCGGTTCCACATGGCCTGAAGATGAAGCCATTCTGCTTCCGGCTTTAGAGAAGCTTAAAAATGTGCACATCCGCGTGATCATTGCGCCTCATGAAACAACCTCGGCTCATTTGGAAGCTTTAGAAAAACAAATGAACGAACTAGGACTTCGCTCAGTTCGTTATTCACAAGCCGATGTGTGGCCCGCAGGTTCGATTTTGATTATCGATCAAGTGGGAATTCTGGCAGAGCTTTACACTTGGGGTGATATCGCCTTCATCGGCGGTTCTTTTAAAAAACAAGTCCACAGCGTGATGGAAGCCTTGGCCGCCGGTCTGCCGGTGATGGTCGGCCCTCACCACCGCAACAATCGCGAAGCTCTTTTTTATCAAAAGAAGAATTATTCATCAGGAATGATCGTGCAAGTGGTTCACTCTGCCGAAGACGTTGTCGTTCTTCTTCAACGCATGAAGAAACAGCAATCGCAGATCCCCCACATCAAAGAAGAAATTCGCAACGAGATCGGCAAAAACCGCAATTCCACTCTGCGAGTCCTTTCCGCCATCGAAAAATTCGAATAG
- a CDS encoding MBL fold metallo-hydrolase: MSVQAGESWSYSKFKFHGLSLSGIRTAIAMPELSLSFDVAQGYPYLLNLKQYFITHGHLDHAAGVPYIISQKAMNSQEPGKFYMPPSLVEPLDKIMKLWEQIEGHEYRYEFIPVKPDDEFQINGNTYVKVFPTTHRIESYGYTVFETVKKLKKEYVGLSQDEIIELRRKHINVNEVHEIPMVSFTGDTQIEFLDSRDWVKKSKILFLEATYLDERKTIDQARQWGHTHIDEIIPRLDEIESEQIVFIHASSRYSDKEALRLIREKVPQRLHNRVVLYPGR, encoded by the coding sequence ATGTCGGTACAAGCTGGAGAAAGCTGGAGCTATTCCAAATTCAAATTTCACGGACTATCGCTGTCGGGCATCCGCACAGCGATAGCTATGCCCGAGCTTTCGTTAAGCTTTGATGTGGCCCAAGGCTACCCTTACCTTTTAAACCTAAAGCAATACTTCATCACTCACGGTCACTTGGATCACGCCGCCGGTGTTCCCTACATCATCTCCCAAAAAGCCATGAACTCCCAAGAACCCGGCAAGTTCTATATGCCGCCCTCTTTGGTAGAACCCCTAGATAAAATCATGAAGCTGTGGGAACAAATCGAAGGCCACGAGTATCGCTACGAATTCATCCCCGTAAAACCCGACGACGAATTTCAAATCAACGGCAACACCTACGTGAAAGTCTTCCCAACCACTCACCGTATCGAATCCTACGGCTACACCGTTTTTGAAACCGTCAAAAAACTAAAAAAAGAATACGTGGGCTTAAGCCAAGACGAAATCATCGAGTTGCGCCGAAAACACATCAACGTCAACGAAGTCCACGAAATCCCGATGGTGAGCTTCACCGGCGACACCCAAATAGAATTCCTAGATTCCAGAGACTGGGTCAAAAAATCCAAAATCCTCTTCCTAGAAGCCACCTATTTGGATGAAAGAAAAACCATCGACCAAGCCCGCCAATGGGGCCACACCCACATCGACGAAATCATCCCCCGCCTCGACGAAATCGAAAGCGAACAAATCGTCTTCATCCACGCCTCCAGCCGCTACAGCGACAAAGAAGCCCTACGCCTCATTCGAGAAAAAGTCCCCCAACGCCTCCACAACAGAGTCGTCCTCTACCCCGGCCGCTAA
- a CDS encoding enoyl ACP reductase FabMG family protein codes for MTQLFPLREKPALSAYKKGDVLVLFGELFSRGYANGLVEEAERRGMTIVRATVGRREKDGSLRALTAEETANIPQPFINVPLEAGFDMDAASNGVTPCDQLKDIKLSDWDKAELDWKAIDESQTNGVARFKKNTELFMKELEKHVPAGANVLFAHLMAGGVPRTKIIMPLLNRAFKGTGDRHIPTQALLDSQIGQFCLRNFNEVTAETFRHLIEISAPLRKKWESQGSHVSYTAYGYHGTEVMIGSQYQWQTYTCYFQGWAKMALEKHAENFFKQGVHCCVYNCPEILTNSSSVFQGVEVSLYPLLAAIQKDAGDKKHAEQVLSDCKKLLKDDVTFEQIKSFTDDYLKNPLTLEFTNYEKWPQHSRQDQMEYMLKSSDHLFSLHKDEKNLITAVLSEVVFKSCGYVMLHDSWQPKAPVAWIGHDLVARCM; via the coding sequence ATGACGCAACTTTTCCCTCTTCGTGAAAAACCAGCTTTGAGTGCTTACAAAAAAGGCGATGTTCTTGTGCTTTTTGGCGAGCTCTTTTCTCGCGGTTATGCCAATGGTTTGGTCGAAGAAGCAGAACGTCGTGGAATGACTATCGTCCGTGCCACTGTAGGACGTCGTGAAAAAGATGGTTCTTTGCGCGCTTTGACGGCAGAAGAAACTGCCAATATTCCTCAACCTTTCATCAATGTTCCTTTGGAAGCAGGCTTCGATATGGATGCGGCTTCCAATGGCGTGACTCCTTGTGATCAATTGAAAGACATCAAATTGAGTGATTGGGATAAAGCCGAGTTGGATTGGAAAGCCATCGACGAATCGCAAACTAACGGTGTTGCTCGTTTTAAGAAAAACACTGAGCTTTTCATGAAAGAGTTAGAAAAGCACGTCCCCGCAGGTGCGAACGTCTTGTTTGCTCACTTGATGGCCGGCGGTGTTCCCCGTACGAAAATCATCATGCCACTTTTAAACCGTGCGTTTAAAGGAACAGGCGACCGTCACATCCCAACTCAAGCGCTTTTGGATTCTCAAATCGGTCAATTCTGCCTAAGAAATTTTAACGAAGTGACGGCCGAAACTTTCCGTCACCTGATTGAGATTTCAGCACCTCTTCGCAAAAAGTGGGAGTCTCAAGGGTCTCACGTTTCTTACACTGCTTACGGTTACCATGGCACCGAAGTTATGATCGGCAGCCAGTATCAGTGGCAGACTTACACTTGCTACTTCCAAGGCTGGGCAAAAATGGCTTTGGAAAAACATGCTGAAAACTTCTTCAAGCAAGGCGTTCACTGCTGCGTTTACAACTGCCCAGAGATTCTAACGAACTCAAGCTCGGTGTTCCAAGGGGTTGAAGTATCACTTTACCCTTTACTTGCAGCTATCCAAAAAGACGCTGGAGATAAAAAACACGCCGAACAAGTTTTGAGCGATTGTAAAAAACTTTTGAAAGACGATGTGACGTTTGAGCAAATCAAATCGTTCACTGATGACTACCTCAAAAACCCACTGACTTTAGAGTTCACGAACTACGAAAAATGGCCTCAACATTCCCGTCAGGATCAAATGGAGTACATGCTAAAGAGCTCGGATCATCTTTTCTCACTGCATAAAGATGAGAAAAATTTAATCACGGCAGTTTTGAGCGAAGTCGTGTTTAAATCCTGCGGCTACGTGATGCTTCATGATTCATGGCAACCGAAAGCTCCTGTGGCTTGGATTGGCCACGATCTTGTAGCACGCTGTATGTAA
- a CDS encoding endonuclease/exonuclease/phosphatase family protein, which yields MKNLRLIQKLILCIALLALAGCAVSFKKEKWDLPPKAADEISVMSFNVENLFDTVKTPGHNDETYMPLSAKNADPKLREACVKNNDSSYRRGECLSTDWSEEALNKKLANVAKVILGVDGKGPDALMIMEIESDVVLHKLNTEYLKEAGYITEVIIDGPDKRGINLAFLSRFPVVGKPILHPIPWKPKEEKDREWMERSRRILEVTVKAPNGDPITFMAAHFPSQANPTYWRQQIATFATDLIKSKGPDAMVIFGGDLNITHEEENSYHIFRDIFQQGGAVSHFVGCKECPGTHNYRKSWSFLDAHVYSKALLADGKGSYQMLPNTIDVIRYDDVHLSKGKYPKRWDYDKMEGVADHFPLYVRLKQRSEAKNPVKEEAPTKPAAKETKKTKGKK from the coding sequence ATGAAAAATTTACGACTCATTCAAAAACTCATCCTTTGCATCGCCCTTCTAGCTCTGGCTGGATGTGCCGTTTCCTTCAAAAAAGAAAAGTGGGATCTACCACCAAAAGCGGCTGACGAAATCAGCGTCATGTCCTTCAACGTAGAGAACCTTTTCGACACCGTAAAAACGCCCGGTCACAACGATGAAACCTATATGCCTTTGTCGGCGAAAAATGCCGATCCTAAGCTGCGCGAAGCTTGTGTCAAAAATAATGACAGTAGCTACCGCCGTGGCGAGTGCCTAAGCACCGATTGGAGCGAAGAGGCTTTAAATAAGAAACTTGCTAACGTTGCTAAAGTTATTTTAGGCGTCGATGGCAAAGGACCCGACGCTTTGATGATCATGGAGATCGAAAGCGACGTTGTTCTTCATAAATTGAATACAGAATATCTTAAAGAAGCAGGCTACATCACAGAAGTCATTATTGATGGCCCCGATAAACGCGGTATCAACTTGGCGTTTTTGTCTCGCTTCCCTGTAGTTGGTAAGCCGATCTTGCACCCTATCCCTTGGAAGCCTAAAGAAGAAAAAGACCGCGAGTGGATGGAACGCTCTCGTCGTATCCTTGAAGTAACCGTAAAGGCACCTAATGGCGATCCTATTACGTTTATGGCGGCGCACTTCCCTTCTCAAGCAAACCCGACTTACTGGCGCCAACAAATTGCGACTTTCGCGACGGATCTGATCAAATCTAAAGGCCCTGATGCGATGGTGATCTTCGGCGGGGACTTAAATATCACGCACGAGGAAGAGAATAGTTATCACATCTTCCGTGATATCTTCCAACAAGGTGGAGCGGTTTCTCACTTTGTAGGTTGCAAAGAATGTCCAGGAACGCACAACTATCGCAAGTCTTGGTCTTTCCTTGATGCTCACGTTTACAGCAAAGCTTTGCTAGCTGACGGCAAAGGCAGCTATCAAATGCTTCCAAATACAATCGACGTGATTCGCTATGACGATGTTCACTTGTCTAAAGGAAAATATCCAAAGCGTTGGGATTACGACAAAATGGAAGGTGTGGCCGACCACTTCCCGCTTTATGTTCGCTTGAAACAAAGAAGCGAAGCAAAGAACCCTGTAAAAGAAGAAGCTCCGACGAAACCTGCGGCGAAAGAGACTAAGAAAACCAAAGGTAAGAAGTAG
- a CDS encoding phospholipase D-like domain-containing protein: protein MESWSQVRIFHSGDEYYQSLLEDIRKAQRSITIESYIFALDKLTMPIIEELGKARARGCSVKIVVDGFGSYYYIPQLDRLCSQHGIEFRAFHPFPYPLLWARSLFAKYSLNGSFLMKHMNRRNHRKISIIDEKRAYLGSFNFVQDHCASIVGSRAWRDTGAWVEGDAIKYLVLAFQISYLRTYIKGLINWVGRWRVRVEPHEKILRLNTTQRTRRRLYRDLLHRIASANKRLYITTAYFLPKRSLLRALLKAARRGVDVKILIPGKSDVPVVKWAAFYIVKFLLQKRIPIYEYQKTILHAKTMILDDEAFIGSFNLNHRSLLHDLEVEVVLNDAESLHNMTQQWTTDLANAKLVSEKDLAARSWFARMIYNIAFRLRYLL, encoded by the coding sequence ATGGAGTCATGGAGTCAGGTTCGCATATTTCATTCGGGCGATGAGTATTATCAAAGCCTTCTCGAGGATATTCGTAAAGCCCAACGAAGTATCACGATCGAATCTTACATCTTTGCTCTCGACAAACTGACGATGCCTATAATTGAAGAGCTTGGAAAAGCGCGAGCTCGCGGCTGCAGCGTGAAAATCGTGGTCGATGGTTTTGGCTCCTATTACTACATTCCACAACTAGATCGCTTGTGCTCTCAGCATGGCATTGAGTTTCGCGCCTTTCATCCGTTTCCCTATCCTCTTTTGTGGGCCCGAAGTCTTTTTGCGAAGTACTCCTTAAACGGAAGTTTTTTGATGAAGCATATGAATCGCCGCAATCATCGAAAAATTTCGATCATTGATGAAAAGCGCGCTTACTTGGGAAGTTTTAACTTCGTTCAAGACCACTGCGCTAGCATCGTAGGCTCGCGCGCCTGGCGGGACACGGGCGCCTGGGTTGAGGGTGATGCGATTAAATATTTAGTTCTCGCTTTTCAAATCAGCTATCTGCGCACTTATATCAAAGGCCTTATCAATTGGGTGGGACGCTGGAGAGTTCGCGTAGAGCCTCACGAAAAAATCTTACGCTTGAATACAACTCAACGTACACGCCGTCGCCTGTACCGCGATCTTTTGCATCGAATCGCTTCGGCCAATAAGCGCCTTTACATTACAACGGCCTACTTTTTACCCAAAAGATCTTTGCTACGAGCCCTTCTGAAAGCCGCTCGTCGTGGCGTGGACGTTAAAATTCTTATTCCCGGAAAATCCGATGTGCCCGTGGTAAAGTGGGCGGCCTTTTACATCGTCAAATTCTTGTTACAAAAGCGCATTCCCATTTATGAATACCAAAAAACCATCTTGCACGCGAAAACGATGATTTTGGATGACGAGGCGTTTATCGGTTCTTTCAACCTGAATCATCGCAGTTTATTGCATGATCTTGAGGTGGAAGTGGTGTTAAACGATGCCGAAAGCTTGCATAACATGACCCAACAGTGGACGACCGATTTAGCCAACGCAAAGCTGGTCTCTGAAAAAGATTTAGCCGCGCGCTCTTGGTTTGCTCGCATGATTTACAATATCGCCTTCCGCCTGCGTTATTTGCTGTAG